AGTGGCGCGAGCTCTTGCCCCTGGTCTTGCTCCCTCCCCTCCCGGGGGAGGGCTGGGGTGGGGGCACGCGGCGCTGGCGTCGGCACGGCTCTGCCCGCCCCCATCCCCACCTTCCCCCAGAGGGGGAAGGAGTCAAAGCCCGAAGACGCCTTCGCCGAGCCCATTCAATTCCCCGAAGCGTTCTGCGCATCGTCGAAGAAATAGTCCTTCACCGACGCCGGCTTGTTCTTGATCGCGCCCACGCGGTGCATGAACTCTGCCAGCGCATAGGTGTTCTGCGGCGTGGTCTTGAACTGCACCTCGGGGTTCTTGATGATCTTCAGCAGCAGCTCGCGGTCGATCTTCGCGTTGCCCACCTTCAGGTAGATGTCCGCCGCTTTCTCCGGATTGGCCGTGACGAACCTGGCCGCCTCGTCGAGCGCATCGACGAACGCCTTGTAGGTCTTCGGGTTGTCGCTGCGGAATTTCTCGGTGGCATAGAGCACCGTGGCCGAGGCCGGGCCACCGAGCACCTGGTACGAGTTGAGCACGATGTGCGCGTTCGGATTGCCCGCGAGTTCCTGATCTTGGAACGGCGGATTGCCGAAGTGCGCCGTGATCTCGGTGCCGCCCTTGATGATGGCCGCGGCCGCATCGGGGTGCGGCACCGCCACGCTGATCTTGTCGAGCCGGTTGAATTCCTTGTCGCCCCAGAGCTTGGCCGATGCGAACTGCAGCACCCGCGACTGCACCGAAACGCCCACCGCGGGCAACGCGATGCGGTCCTTGTCGGTGAAGTCGGCAATGGTCTTCACCTTCGGGTTGTTGCTTACCAGGTAGTACGGGAAGTTGCCCAGCGAAGCCACCCCCTTCACGTTCTGCTTGCCCTTGGTGCGGTCCCACAACGTGAGCAGCGGACCGACGCCCGCACTCGCGATCTCGATGTTGCCGGAGAGCAGCGCGTCATTCACCGCCGAGCCGCCCGAGAGCTTGATCCACTCGACCTTCGCATCGACACCCGCGGCCTTGGCGTGTTTCTCGATCAGCTTCTGTTCCTGCGCGACATTGAGCAGCAGGTAGACGATGCCGAATTGCTCGGCGATGCGAATCTGGCCTTCGGCATGCGCGGCGAGACTGCCTGCGAAGAGGCCGAAGCCGGTGACGAGCGCGGCGGCCTTGCGTGTGAAGCGGTTCATTGAAATCGGTCCGGGAAAAAATCAGAAAGGCGTGTCGCCGACGATAGTGGTGCGATTGAGCCGGCGCCGCAGGTGGTCGGGCGTGCCGGCCGCCAGGTGCATCAGCGAGCGGTTGTCCCAGAACACCAAGTCGTGCGGCGCCCAGGTGTGGCGGTACACGAACTCGGGCTTCACGCTGTGCGCGAACAGTTCGGCCAGCAGCGCGTCGCTTTCTTCTTGTGGCAAGCCGACGATGCGCGTCGTGAAGTGCTCGCTGACGAACAGCGCCTTGCGGCCCGTCTCGGGATGGGTGCGCACCACCGGCTGTACCGCGGGTGCAACCTGGTCGATCTGTTCCTGCGAGAGCTTGGGCCGCCATGGGTTCTTGGCGCGCAGCTCTTCGTACTTGGCCAGGTAGCTGTGCTCGGCCTTGAGCGGGAGGATGCGCTGCTGCAGCTCGGGGTCGAGCGCTTCCCAGGCGAGGTGCTGGTCGGCAAAGAGCGTGTCGCCGCCTTCGCTTGGCAGCTCTTGCGCATGCAGCAGCGAGCCGAGGCTCGGCTGGGGCTTGTACGAGATGTCCGAGTGCCAGTAGACGCCCGCATCCCCCAGGCCGATGGGTTCGCCGTTCTCCTTGATGTTGGAGACGATCAGGATCTCGGGGTGGTTCTCCAGATGGAACTGGTGCAGCACGTGAATTTCCAGCGGGCCGAAGCGGCGGCTGAAATCGATGTGCTCTTGGGGGGTGATCCGTTGGTCGCGAAAGACCAGCACGTGATGGTCGAGGTGCGCTTGATGAATGCGCTTGAAATCTTCGTTGTCAATGGGATTGGAAATGTCGAGGCCGATGATTTCGGCGCCTACGGGGGCATTGAAGGGGCGGACTTCGAAGTGCTGCCGGGTGGGGGCGGGCTTGGAGCTCATCCCGCCAATGTAGGTTTGAGGGGTGCTTTCTCAAACGAACTCTTTGTTGGTAGCTTATTTTTTGGGTTTGTTTGTTTCCCGAGGCCGGGATATCCGCCCGGCGGCGGACTCACTTTCTTTTGCTTCGCCAAAAGAAAGTAAGCAAAGAAAAGGCGACCCTACTGTCTGCGTCCCTCCGCTTCGCTACGGGAAACCTGCGGTGCTCGACTCCGGCGGGGGTCCGCAGAACTCGCTTCGCTTGTATGGTTGAGGCGCTGGGGTGGAGGGACTCGTTGCGCATTCGGCCGCGGCAGCGGACCGACGGTTTTGAGATTTCTCCCGCCCCACCTTCCAACGTCGATTAGGAACTGAGCGGAGCTCCGTTTTTGGACGGTGCGACCGCCGATCTAGACGCAAGCAAACGTGGTCGGTGGGCT
The Variovorax paradoxus genome window above contains:
- a CDS encoding ABC transporter substrate-binding protein: MNRFTRKAAALVTGFGLFAGSLAAHAEGQIRIAEQFGIVYLLLNVAQEQKLIEKHAKAAGVDAKVEWIKLSGGSAVNDALLSGNIEIASAGVGPLLTLWDRTKGKQNVKGVASLGNFPYYLVSNNPKVKTIADFTDKDRIALPAVGVSVQSRVLQFASAKLWGDKEFNRLDKISVAVPHPDAAAAIIKGGTEITAHFGNPPFQDQELAGNPNAHIVLNSYQVLGGPASATVLYATEKFRSDNPKTYKAFVDALDEAARFVTANPEKAADIYLKVGNAKIDRELLLKIIKNPEVQFKTTPQNTYALAEFMHRVGAIKNKPASVKDYFFDDAQNASGN
- a CDS encoding TauD/TfdA dioxygenase family protein; this encodes MSSKPAPTRQHFEVRPFNAPVGAEIIGLDISNPIDNEDFKRIHQAHLDHHVLVFRDQRITPQEHIDFSRRFGPLEIHVLHQFHLENHPEILIVSNIKENGEPIGLGDAGVYWHSDISYKPQPSLGSLLHAQELPSEGGDTLFADQHLAWEALDPELQQRILPLKAEHSYLAKYEELRAKNPWRPKLSQEQIDQVAPAVQPVVRTHPETGRKALFVSEHFTTRIVGLPQEESDALLAELFAHSVKPEFVYRHTWAPHDLVFWDNRSLMHLAAGTPDHLRRRLNRTTIVGDTPF